CGGGGCCCACCCGGCCCGGGTGGCCGGACGGTTCAGCCCCGGGCGGCACGGTCTGGTGCTGCCGCCTCCCGCGACCGTCGCACCGCGCCGGTTGCACCTGGTCGGGTCGCGGACGACCTGAACGAGCGTCGGCGCGGGCTGCGAGCATGGTGGGCATGAGCCCCGCACCCCGTCCGACGCTCCGCGAAGCCGTCGCCGAGCGGCCCGTCGTCCTCGACGGCGGGCTGGCCACACTCCTCGAGCGGCACGGCCACGACCTGTCGTCCCACCTGTGGTCGGCGCGCCTCCTGCGCGACGACCCCGCAGCGGTCGAGGCGGCCCACCGGGAGTTCTTCGAGTCGGGCGCCGAGGTGGCGACCACCGCGTCCTACCAGGTGTCCTACGAGGGCTTCGGGTCCGACGGCGTCGACGCCGACGAGGTCACCCGGCTGCTGCGCCGCAGCGTCGCGCTCGCGGCGGCCGCGCGGGACGCCGTCGCGCCCGGGGGGTGGGTCGCCGCGTCCGTCGGGCCGTACGGCGCCGTGCTCGCCGACGGCTCGGAGTACCGCGGCGACTACGCCCTCGACGTGGCCGGCCTGCGCGCGTTCCACCGACCGCGCCTCGAGGTGCTGGCCTCGACCGTGGGGGAGGGGGCCGACGTGCTGGCGGTGGAGACGGTCCCGTGCCTGGCCGAGGTCGAGGCGGTCCTGGCCGAGCTCGACGGCAGCGGCGTCCCGGCGTGGCTGTCGCTGTCGGCCGACGGCACCCGGACCCGGGCCGGCGAGCCGCTGGCCGAGGCGTTCGCGATGGCCGCCGACGTCGCCGAGGTGCTCGCCGTGGGGGTCAACTGCACCACCCCGGCCGACGCCACCGCGGCGGTCGCGCTCGCCGGGGCCGGCGGCCCGGCGGTCGTCTACCCCAA
Above is a genomic segment from Nocardioides okcheonensis containing:
- the mmuM gene encoding homocysteine S-methyltransferase: MSPAPRPTLREAVAERPVVLDGGLATLLERHGHDLSSHLWSARLLRDDPAAVEAAHREFFESGAEVATTASYQVSYEGFGSDGVDADEVTRLLRRSVALAAAARDAVAPGGWVAASVGPYGAVLADGSEYRGDYALDVAGLRAFHRPRLEVLASTVGEGADVLAVETVPCLAEVEAVLAELDGSGVPAWLSLSADGTRTRAGEPLAEAFAMAADVAEVLAVGVNCTTPADATAAVALAGAGGPAVVYPNSGQGWDAGARAWTGESAFDPSDVASWVADGARLVGGCCRVGPEDVSALRATLGR